Proteins from a single region of Hymenobacter aquaticus:
- a CDS encoding NFACT RNA binding domain-containing protein — MHNNYYFLRQLAPALTRQLAGFRVATCFSQEKDELVVGLLKGEEEFWIKAQLSANFPVLALPETFHRARTNSVDLLPGLLGQEVADVSVFPHDRVLRLHFLGGGSLLFKLYGPRPNAVFRSAPDAPAELFHQRYSADADLAPAPEPLPDPTNPLRSFPGLGDVPPRYLRAHGYDAADATTRIRMVQDIVTQLENPAHFYLVAVEGKTRLTLLPIGDVERTLPPDPVAALRLFVPLTLGRRAYETELRQVRQQLEKRAEEATISASQARTRLYALEHTAGYRQTADLIMANLTNIPAGAAQVEVVDFYQDNQLRTIKLKPSETPQRTAQNLYRKAKNQKIETEQLQERIERRETEALWCLERLEELPALTDLRALRTWRKTHELLPATKAQEAAELPFKVFTDGGYTILVGRNAQNNDLLTQRYAHKDDLWLHAKDVTGSHVVIRQKPGHPTPEPVIERAAQLAAWYSRRKNDSLCPVTVTPKKFVRKRKGAVAGQVVVERERVVLVVPANPFERAGG, encoded by the coding sequence ATGCATAACAACTATTATTTCCTGCGCCAGCTGGCCCCAGCCCTCACCCGGCAGCTGGCCGGTTTCCGGGTTGCCACCTGCTTTTCGCAGGAGAAAGACGAGCTGGTCGTGGGCTTGCTCAAAGGCGAGGAGGAATTCTGGATCAAGGCCCAGCTCTCGGCCAACTTCCCGGTGCTGGCCCTGCCCGAAACCTTTCACCGGGCCCGGACCAACTCCGTGGATTTGCTGCCCGGCCTGCTGGGCCAGGAAGTTGCCGATGTCAGCGTATTTCCCCACGACCGGGTGCTGCGCCTGCACTTCCTGGGCGGCGGCTCTTTGCTGTTCAAGCTCTACGGCCCGCGTCCCAACGCCGTGTTCCGCTCGGCTCCCGACGCGCCCGCCGAGCTGTTTCACCAGCGCTACTCGGCCGATGCCGACCTGGCCCCGGCCCCCGAGCCCCTGCCCGACCCCACGAATCCGCTGCGCAGCTTTCCGGGCCTGGGCGACGTGCCGCCGCGCTACCTGCGCGCCCACGGCTACGACGCGGCCGATGCTACCACTCGTATCCGAATGGTGCAGGACATAGTAACTCAGCTCGAAAACCCGGCCCACTTCTACCTCGTGGCCGTGGAGGGCAAAACCCGCCTGACCTTGCTGCCCATCGGCGACGTGGAACGGACGCTGCCGCCCGACCCGGTGGCGGCCCTGCGCCTGTTTGTGCCCCTCACGCTGGGCCGGCGGGCCTACGAAACCGAGCTGCGGCAGGTGCGGCAGCAGCTGGAGAAGCGGGCCGAGGAAGCCACCATCAGCGCCAGCCAGGCCCGCACCCGCCTCTACGCCCTGGAGCACACGGCCGGCTACCGCCAGACCGCCGACCTGATTATGGCCAACCTGACGAATATTCCGGCCGGCGCCGCGCAGGTCGAGGTCGTCGATTTTTACCAGGACAACCAACTGCGCACCATCAAGCTTAAGCCCTCGGAAACGCCCCAGCGCACGGCCCAAAACCTGTACCGCAAGGCCAAAAACCAGAAGATTGAAACCGAGCAGCTGCAGGAGCGCATCGAGCGGCGCGAAACCGAAGCCCTCTGGTGCCTGGAGCGCCTGGAAGAGCTGCCGGCCCTGACCGACCTGCGCGCCCTGCGCACCTGGCGCAAAACCCACGAGCTGCTGCCCGCCACCAAAGCCCAGGAGGCCGCCGAGCTACCCTTCAAAGTATTCACCGACGGCGGCTACACCATTCTGGTGGGCCGCAACGCCCAGAACAACGACCTGCTCACCCAGCGCTACGCCCACAAAGATGACCTCTGGCTGCACGCCAAGGACGTAACCGGCTCCCACGTCGTCATCCGGCAGAAGCCGGGCCACCCCACGCCCGAGCCGGTGATAGAGCGGGCCGCCCAGCTGGCCGCCTGGTACTCGCGCCGCAAAAACGACTCGCTCTGCCCCGTGACCGTCACGCCCAAGAAGTTTGTGCGCAAGCGCAAGGGTGCCGTGGCCGGACAGGTAGTAGTCGAGCGGGAACGGGTGGTGCTGGTGGTGCCGGCCAACCCCTTCGAGCGGGCCGGCGGCTGA
- a CDS encoding response regulator: MADSKTILIAEDSSVILNLTKKILELQKYKIVSAKNGGEVIKQVESQPIDCVLMDINIPVKDGMECTREIRRNADPRIAQIPIIAITGNANNYSMEQFREAGVTDYLPKPLDFDALVRVVKQYIG, from the coding sequence ATGGCTGATTCTAAAACGATCCTGATAGCAGAGGATAGCTCTGTTATTTTGAACCTGACCAAAAAAATTCTGGAGCTCCAGAAATATAAAATTGTATCGGCCAAGAACGGCGGGGAAGTAATCAAGCAGGTGGAGTCCCAGCCCATCGACTGCGTGCTGATGGACATCAACATTCCGGTGAAAGACGGCATGGAGTGCACCCGCGAAATCCGGCGCAACGCCGACCCGCGCATCGCCCAGATTCCGATTATCGCCATTACCGGCAACGCCAACAACTACTCGATGGAGCAGTTCCGCGAGGCCGGTGTGACCGACTACCTGCCCAAGCCTCTCGACTTCGACGCCCTGGTGCGCGTAGTGAAGCAGTATATCGGGTAA
- a CDS encoding sulfurtransferase, translating into MSDFPQPLISAPELLQRQQTEHFVLLDARSGPEARQRYQAAHLPGALFVDLEQDLARPTADAAQGGRHPLPPVAEFARLLGCLGITPETPVVVYDDKSGANAAARVWWMLRGVGHAAVQVLDGGLPAAQVAGFPLTDAPEQATPAAPYPASGWHLPIAPVALVREASATGSHLIIDVREAARYRGETEPIDLVAGHIPGAVNVPFAGNLDAQGQYRPAPELRAAYEAVLAGRAPEQVIVHCGSGVTACHTLLAFAQAGLEIPKLYVGSWSEWSRNDFPRATGE; encoded by the coding sequence ATGTCTGACTTCCCGCAACCCCTTATCAGCGCCCCGGAACTGCTCCAGCGCCAGCAAACCGAACACTTTGTTCTGCTCGATGCCCGCTCCGGCCCCGAGGCCCGGCAGCGCTATCAGGCGGCCCACCTGCCCGGGGCCCTGTTCGTGGATCTGGAGCAGGACCTGGCCCGGCCCACCGCCGACGCGGCCCAGGGCGGGCGGCACCCGCTGCCGCCCGTGGCGGAATTTGCCCGCCTGCTGGGCTGCCTGGGCATCACGCCCGAGACGCCCGTCGTGGTGTATGACGACAAGAGCGGGGCCAACGCGGCGGCCCGCGTGTGGTGGATGCTGCGCGGCGTGGGCCACGCCGCCGTGCAGGTCCTCGACGGCGGCCTGCCCGCCGCCCAGGTTGCCGGCTTCCCCCTGACCGATGCTCCCGAGCAGGCCACGCCCGCCGCGCCCTACCCGGCCAGCGGCTGGCATCTGCCCATTGCCCCCGTGGCTTTGGTGCGGGAGGCCTCCGCCACCGGCAGCCACCTGATTATCGACGTGCGCGAGGCGGCGCGCTACCGGGGCGAAACCGAGCCCATCGACCTGGTGGCGGGTCATATTCCGGGGGCGGTAAACGTGCCTTTCGCCGGCAACCTCGACGCGCAGGGCCAGTACCGGCCGGCCCCGGAGCTGCGGGCCGCCTACGAAGCCGTGCTGGCCGGCCGCGCCCCGGAGCAGGTTATCGTGCACTGCGGCTCGGGCGTCACGGCCTGCCACACGCTGCTGGCCTTCGCCCAGGCCGGCCTGGAAATCCCGAAGCTCTACGTGGGTTCCTGGAGCGAATGGTCGCGCAACGACTTTCCCCGGGCTACCGGGGAGTAA
- a CDS encoding MBL fold metallo-hydrolase, whose translation MQVTFLGTGTSQGVPMIGCHCPVCSSVDYRDKRLRVSVHVQTQGKSLIIDSGPDFRQQVLRARIDHLDALLFTHEHKDHTAGMDDIRAYNFKQQQDMPVYAEPRVLEQLRREYAYIFAEHKYPGVPKVATYPIVSDSDSFLVEGVEVHPIRALHYKLPVLGFRIDNFTYITDANHLSQESLDRVRGSEVIVLNALRHEQHISHFSLSEAVAILADLAPRVGYITHIGHQLGKHREVEATLPENIRLAYDGLQVTL comes from the coding sequence GTGCAAGTTACTTTTCTCGGTACCGGTACGTCCCAGGGAGTCCCCATGATTGGGTGCCACTGCCCGGTATGCAGCTCCGTGGACTACCGCGACAAGCGCCTGCGCGTATCGGTGCACGTGCAGACCCAGGGCAAAAGCCTGATTATCGACTCGGGGCCCGACTTCCGCCAGCAGGTGCTGCGGGCCCGCATCGACCACCTGGACGCGCTGCTGTTCACCCACGAGCACAAAGACCACACGGCTGGCATGGACGACATCCGGGCGTACAACTTCAAGCAGCAGCAGGACATGCCCGTGTACGCCGAGCCGCGGGTGCTGGAGCAGCTCCGGCGCGAGTACGCCTACATCTTTGCCGAGCACAAGTACCCCGGCGTGCCCAAAGTGGCCACCTACCCCATCGTGAGCGACTCGGACAGCTTTCTGGTGGAAGGCGTGGAAGTGCACCCCATTCGGGCCCTGCACTACAAGCTGCCGGTGCTGGGCTTCCGCATCGATAATTTCACCTACATCACCGACGCCAACCATCTGTCGCAGGAGTCGCTGGACCGGGTGCGGGGCTCGGAGGTAATCGTGCTGAACGCCCTGCGCCACGAGCAGCACATTTCGCACTTCAGCCTGTCGGAGGCGGTGGCGATTCTCGCGGATCTGGCCCCGCGGGTGGGCTACATCACCCACATCGGGCACCAGCTGGGCAAGCACCGCGAAGTAGAAGCCACGCTGCCCGAGAATATCCGGCTGGCCTACGACGGGCTGCAAGTGACGCTCTAG
- a CDS encoding PAS domain S-box protein — MSIRPVSPAAAAPGAAPAPSADFYRALFEEAYDALLLYDEHGVLVDCNQAARQLLGTTRPALLAAGLPGPAELPASGTGPESYWHSAQELQEAIRQTAQTGTRVAKNWRGQRADGTTLQATATLHRIATPGGAAVQLLLRDARENPPAPDAHTEELVLSRAQEQVRDLLSRTNLSYVAVDRAGVIVDVNDYFLHYTEYSREEVVGQLYHLVFTPAAERERMRQNFLTCIETEQLQDFYERAIVTKSGQTRMVYWHAEFSRDQRGLVTGVFVVGRDYTDRHVAARALTDNRHRLQDFLDNAHDLIQNLSIDNRFLFVNKAWKEKLGFSDEDLAQMTLGDVVHPYYKAKLLYQLRNLYKGEKVNKLETVFLTKTGKPIHLIGSISCSWQDDEPVSTRAILHDITDRIKAERLQKVYYSIANLAISSKDLQSLYGAIHRELSKIIETNNFYIALCDDARTQLQFSYFVDQNIQGEQGLVSRPFSSGVSEYIIRTGRPQFLLRAELQELIANGTITAFGLMPEVMLCSPLSIGERIIGVIAVQDYHKADAYAAADIEILHFISNQVALAIERKRNEVQINKQNARLNAIFESGTHLMWSVDMHSRLTSFNRNYSAYFLRRNGVYPSLNVNLWQADLGMMEEETREAFIENYRRAFQGQPQRFEVRLRDSRGQDTWREIYLNPIYLDDGTFEEISGMAHDITDKKRSQLELAAQEEKFRAIFESFQDVYYRTDGKGILTLVSPSVQDMLGYEPEEVIGTPIMSYYVHPSQRDELLNSVQNFGEARNIEVAMRHKLGHSVSVLVNARKVNDGPEGTEGIGRDITELKQMQDDLRHAKEEAETALEAKTQFLANMSHELRTPMNGIIGMIDLLHQTVASEEQEEYVDTLRKSSDALLTILNDILDLSKIQAGKLQLNESGIDLHYTLEKIHSLFANRANQKHLKFTYHITPHTPRFIITDETRVLQILSNLTSNAIKFTSAGTVSIIVSSVSTDGVEHTLRFAVQDSGIGISPSNAKLLFTNFTQLDTTPTKAFGGTGLGLAISKQLAELLGGEIGMISNTDDGSTFWFTMRCRVALNEEEIVQERVASRDRSHEIMRLETAPRVLLVDDNPINQKVAVRLLDKLGCQIDVASDGFEAISKATAPTGHYELIFMDIQMPEMDGITAMNQIRQRLGRQCPPIVAMTAYSMKEDAERFVQQGMDDYISKPVKSQDLYTVLLRWTGAAERLAALHLSNASEPDTVAELPAPLLAPAAPEAAPSETTYIDPEVLDQLRQLGGAEFAAQLYADFEQEAGQLLSEAQQLVDEKQYAQILPHLHQLKGTGFTLGINELAECVKSLEHDLKKGQLDHVEQDFRTIMRHFTTFVNTYSSVTQSE; from the coding sequence ATGTCGATCCGACCTGTATCACCGGCTGCCGCGGCACCGGGGGCTGCTCCGGCCCCCAGCGCCGACTTTTACCGCGCCCTCTTCGAGGAAGCCTACGACGCCCTGCTGCTCTACGATGAGCACGGCGTGCTGGTCGACTGCAACCAGGCCGCCCGGCAGCTGCTGGGCACCACGCGCCCGGCGCTGCTGGCCGCCGGGCTGCCCGGGCCGGCTGAGCTGCCGGCTTCCGGCACGGGCCCGGAATCGTACTGGCACTCGGCGCAGGAGCTGCAGGAAGCCATTCGCCAGACCGCCCAAACCGGCACCCGGGTAGCGAAGAACTGGCGGGGCCAGCGGGCCGACGGCACGACTTTGCAGGCCACCGCGACGCTACACCGCATTGCCACGCCCGGCGGCGCGGCCGTGCAGCTCCTCCTGCGCGACGCGCGGGAAAACCCGCCCGCGCCCGACGCCCACACCGAGGAGCTGGTGCTGAGCCGCGCCCAGGAGCAGGTGCGCGACCTGCTGAGCCGGACCAACCTGAGCTACGTGGCGGTTGACCGGGCGGGCGTGATTGTCGACGTCAACGACTACTTTCTGCACTACACCGAGTACTCCCGGGAAGAAGTCGTCGGCCAGCTGTATCATCTGGTGTTCACCCCGGCGGCGGAGCGGGAGCGGATGCGCCAGAACTTCCTGACCTGCATCGAAACCGAGCAGTTGCAGGACTTCTACGAGCGCGCCATCGTCACCAAGTCGGGGCAGACGCGCATGGTGTACTGGCACGCCGAGTTTTCGCGCGACCAGCGGGGCCTCGTTACCGGCGTCTTCGTGGTGGGCCGCGACTACACCGACCGCCACGTGGCGGCCCGCGCCCTGACCGACAACCGCCACCGCCTGCAGGACTTCCTGGACAATGCCCACGACCTGATTCAGAACCTGAGCATCGACAACCGCTTCCTGTTCGTGAACAAGGCCTGGAAGGAAAAGCTGGGCTTCTCGGACGAGGACCTGGCCCAGATGACCCTCGGCGACGTGGTGCACCCCTACTACAAGGCCAAGCTGCTCTACCAGCTGCGTAACCTCTACAAGGGCGAGAAAGTCAACAAGCTCGAAACGGTTTTCCTGACCAAGACCGGCAAGCCCATTCACCTGATTGGCTCCATCAGCTGCTCCTGGCAGGACGACGAGCCGGTGAGCACCCGCGCCATTCTGCACGACATCACCGACCGCATCAAGGCCGAGCGCCTGCAGAAGGTGTACTACAGCATTGCCAACCTGGCCATCAGCTCCAAGGACCTACAGTCGCTTTACGGGGCCATTCACCGGGAGCTGAGCAAGATCATCGAAACCAACAACTTCTACATTGCCCTCTGCGACGACGCGCGCACCCAGCTGCAGTTCAGCTACTTCGTCGACCAGAACATTCAGGGCGAGCAGGGCCTGGTGTCGCGGCCGTTTTCCTCGGGCGTGTCGGAGTACATTATCCGCACCGGGCGGCCCCAGTTTCTGCTGCGGGCCGAGTTGCAGGAGCTCATTGCCAACGGCACCATTACGGCCTTCGGGCTGATGCCGGAGGTGATGCTCTGCTCGCCCCTGAGCATCGGGGAGCGGATTATCGGCGTTATTGCCGTGCAGGACTACCACAAGGCCGATGCCTACGCCGCGGCCGACATCGAGATTCTGCACTTTATTTCCAACCAGGTGGCCCTGGCCATTGAGCGCAAGCGCAACGAGGTCCAGATCAACAAGCAGAACGCCCGCCTGAACGCCATTTTCGAGAGCGGCACCCACCTGATGTGGTCGGTGGACATGCACTCGCGCCTGACGTCCTTTAACCGCAACTACTCGGCCTACTTCCTGCGCCGCAACGGCGTGTATCCGTCCCTGAACGTGAACCTCTGGCAGGCCGACCTGGGCATGATGGAGGAAGAAACCCGGGAGGCATTTATCGAGAACTACCGCCGCGCGTTTCAGGGCCAGCCCCAGCGCTTCGAGGTGCGCCTGCGCGACTCGCGCGGGCAGGACACCTGGCGCGAAATCTACCTCAACCCGATTTACCTCGACGACGGCACCTTCGAGGAAATTTCGGGCATGGCCCACGACATCACCGACAAGAAACGCTCCCAGCTGGAGCTGGCGGCCCAGGAAGAGAAGTTCCGGGCCATCTTCGAGTCGTTCCAGGACGTGTACTACCGCACCGACGGCAAGGGCATTCTGACCCTGGTGAGCCCCTCGGTGCAGGACATGCTGGGCTACGAGCCCGAGGAAGTCATCGGCACGCCCATTATGAGCTACTACGTGCACCCCTCGCAGCGCGACGAGCTCCTGAACAGCGTGCAGAACTTCGGCGAGGCGCGCAACATCGAGGTGGCCATGCGCCACAAGCTGGGCCACTCGGTGAGCGTGCTGGTGAATGCCCGCAAGGTAAACGACGGGCCAGAAGGCACCGAAGGCATCGGGCGCGACATCACCGAGCTCAAGCAGATGCAGGACGACCTGCGCCACGCCAAGGAGGAAGCCGAAACCGCCCTGGAAGCCAAAACGCAGTTTTTGGCCAACATGAGCCACGAGCTGCGCACGCCCATGAACGGCATCATCGGCATGATTGACCTGCTGCACCAGACCGTGGCCTCGGAAGAGCAGGAAGAGTACGTGGACACGCTGCGCAAGTCCTCGGACGCGCTGCTGACCATTCTGAACGACATTCTGGACCTGTCGAAGATTCAGGCCGGCAAGCTCCAGCTCAACGAGTCGGGCATTGATTTGCACTACACCCTGGAGAAGATTCACTCCCTGTTTGCCAACCGCGCCAACCAGAAGCACCTCAAGTTCACCTACCACATTACGCCCCACACCCCGCGCTTCATCATCACGGACGAAACCCGGGTGCTGCAGATTCTGAGCAACCTGACCTCCAACGCCATCAAGTTCACCTCGGCGGGTACGGTCAGCATCATCGTCTCGTCGGTGAGCACCGACGGGGTGGAGCACACGCTGCGCTTCGCGGTGCAGGACTCGGGCATCGGCATTTCGCCCTCCAACGCCAAGCTGCTGTTCACCAACTTCACCCAGCTCGACACCACGCCCACCAAGGCCTTTGGCGGCACGGGCCTGGGCCTGGCCATCAGCAAGCAGCTGGCCGAGCTGCTGGGCGGCGAAATCGGCATGATTTCCAACACCGACGACGGCTCCACCTTCTGGTTTACGATGCGCTGCCGGGTGGCCCTCAACGAGGAGGAAATCGTGCAGGAGCGCGTGGCCTCCCGCGACCGGAGCCACGAAATTATGCGCCTGGAAACGGCCCCGCGCGTGCTGCTCGTCGACGACAACCCCATCAACCAGAAGGTAGCCGTGCGCCTGCTCGACAAGCTGGGCTGCCAGATCGACGTGGCCAGCGACGGGTTTGAGGCTATCAGCAAGGCCACAGCGCCCACGGGCCACTACGAGCTGATCTTCATGGACATTCAGATGCCCGAAATGGACGGCATCACGGCCATGAACCAGATCCGGCAGCGCCTGGGCCGGCAGTGCCCCCCCATCGTAGCCATGACGGCCTACTCGATGAAGGAGGACGCCGAGCGGTTTGTGCAGCAGGGCATGGACGACTACATTTCCAAGCCGGTGAAGTCGCAGGACCTCTACACCGTGCTGCTGCGCTGGACCGGCGCGGCCGAGCGCCTGGCGGCCCTGCACCTGTCCAACGCTTCGGAACCGGACACCGTGGCCGAGCTGCCCGCCCCGCTCCTGGCGCCGGCCGCGCCGGAAGCCGCCCCGTCAGAAACCACCTACATCGACCCCGAGGTACTCGACCAGCTCCGGCAGCTGGGCGGGGCCGAATTTGCCGCCCAGCTCTACGCCGATTTCGAGCAGGAAGCCGGCCAGCTGCTCAGCGAAGCCCAACAGCTGGTCGATGAAAAACAGTACGCGCAGATCCTGCCGCATTTGCACCAGCTCAAGGGCACGGGCTTCACGCTGGGCATAAATGAGCTGGCCGAATGCGTAAAAAGCTTGGAACATGACCTAAAAAAAGGCCAACTTGACCACGTGGAACAGGATTTCCGCACCATCATGCGGCATTTCACCACGTTCGTGAATACCTATTCGTCTGTTACCCAGAGCGAGTAA
- a CDS encoding DUF2490 domain-containing protein codes for MNKALCVVVALGGLIGQHAAHAQTPGTWGNWYIGTVVLPGSVEKKWGGYVEVQARSDGLFRQYFYNELKGGVSYDLDKNFTVLLGTGRYSTFDEPGPRTLEKRLWQQLVLSQYMDRLKIEHRYRVEQRWLHYQAEDSTAFRQRLRYRLNAFLPLNHKTVTEKTVFLSVYDEVFLNPRGPVFERNRFYTGLGYQFNRHLNVQLGWVRQANYSQPTLKQGQLLPLRASVKDNVVLTVIYRLAHRDATPRPESMPSQQD; via the coding sequence ATGAACAAAGCCTTGTGCGTAGTAGTGGCCCTCGGGGGCCTGATTGGCCAGCACGCCGCCCACGCACAGACGCCCGGCACCTGGGGCAACTGGTACATCGGCACGGTGGTGCTGCCCGGCAGCGTGGAGAAGAAGTGGGGCGGCTACGTGGAAGTGCAGGCCCGCTCCGACGGCCTGTTCCGGCAGTACTTCTACAACGAGCTGAAAGGCGGGGTGAGCTACGATCTGGACAAGAACTTCACCGTGCTGCTGGGCACCGGCCGCTACAGCACCTTCGACGAGCCCGGCCCGCGCACCCTGGAAAAGCGCCTGTGGCAGCAGCTGGTGCTGAGTCAGTACATGGACCGGCTCAAGATTGAGCACCGCTACCGGGTGGAGCAGCGCTGGCTGCACTACCAGGCCGAGGACAGTACCGCGTTTCGCCAGCGCCTGCGCTACCGCCTGAACGCCTTCCTGCCCCTGAACCACAAGACCGTGACCGAAAAAACGGTGTTTCTCTCGGTCTACGACGAGGTGTTTCTCAATCCCAGGGGGCCGGTGTTCGAGCGAAACCGCTTCTACACTGGTCTGGGCTACCAGTTCAACCGGCACCTGAACGTGCAGCTGGGATGGGTGCGGCAGGCCAACTATTCCCAGCCCACCCTGAAGCAGGGCCAGCTGCTGCCGCTGCGGGCCTCGGTGAAAGACAACGTGGTGCTGACCGTCATCTACAGGCTGGCTCACCGCGACGCGACGCCCCGCCCCGAAAGCATGCCCTCCCAGCAGGACTAG
- a CDS encoding VIT1/CCC1 transporter family protein, producing the protein MPHAPHSHPHPEDHLSSSAMLQDIVIGLSDGLTVPFALAAGLSGAVSSSALVITAGLAEIVAGSIAMGLGGYLAGRTEVEHYEAELAREHREVREVPEVERAEVDELLTEIGLSEATRKLAVQELTADPEQWVRFMMKYELGLEKPDPRQAPKSAATISLAYAVGGLIPLSAYFLTATPREGLLWSAVITIVCLLVFGYLKSRLTGQPPITGALKMAGTGALAAGAAFLVARQFGE; encoded by the coding sequence ATGCCACACGCCCCGCACTCCCATCCGCACCCCGAAGACCACCTGAGCAGCTCGGCCATGCTGCAGGATATCGTCATTGGCCTCTCCGATGGCCTGACCGTGCCCTTCGCCCTGGCCGCCGGCCTGAGCGGGGCCGTCAGCTCGTCGGCGCTGGTTATTACGGCGGGACTGGCCGAAATCGTGGCCGGCTCCATTGCCATGGGGCTGGGTGGCTACCTGGCAGGCCGCACCGAAGTGGAGCACTACGAAGCCGAGCTGGCCCGGGAGCACCGGGAAGTGCGGGAAGTGCCGGAAGTAGAGCGGGCCGAGGTCGACGAGCTGCTGACCGAAATCGGGCTGTCGGAAGCCACCCGGAAGCTGGCCGTGCAGGAGCTCACCGCCGACCCCGAGCAGTGGGTGCGGTTTATGATGAAGTACGAGCTGGGCCTGGAAAAGCCCGACCCGCGCCAAGCCCCCAAAAGCGCCGCCACCATCAGCCTGGCCTACGCCGTGGGCGGCCTGATTCCGCTGAGCGCCTATTTCCTGACTGCCACACCCCGTGAAGGGCTGCTCTGGTCGGCCGTCATTACCATCGTCTGCCTGCTGGTTTTTGGCTACCTGAAAAGCCGCCTGACGGGCCAGCCTCCCATCACCGGGGCCCTGAAAATGGCCGGCACCGGGGCGCTGGCCGCCGGGGCAGCATTTCTCGTGGCCCGGCAATTCGGCGAATAG
- a CDS encoding Dps family protein, with the protein MATKDTTKKPAAAKAAAPKKASPTASTGSSNGNGQTAPSVQPVLNQQRNAPAPLQKYGTVSQRLPIGLSDAVRQDSVTMLNQLLADTITLRDLYKKHHWQVVGPTFYQLHLLYDKHYEEQSVLVDTIAERIQILGGVAIAMAADVAELTTIPRPPKDREEAPIQVSRLLEAHQIMLKNCHEYAKRADESGDDGTNDLVVSDVMRANEMQVWFVSEHVVDTPLARAE; encoded by the coding sequence ATGGCTACCAAAGACACCACCAAGAAACCCGCCGCGGCCAAAGCGGCGGCTCCCAAAAAAGCTTCTCCCACGGCCTCGACCGGTTCCAGCAACGGCAACGGCCAGACCGCACCCAGCGTGCAGCCCGTACTCAACCAGCAGCGCAATGCCCCCGCCCCTTTGCAGAAGTACGGCACCGTTTCGCAACGCTTGCCCATCGGCCTTTCCGACGCCGTGCGTCAGGATAGCGTAACGATGCTCAACCAGCTGCTGGCCGATACCATTACCCTGCGCGACCTCTACAAAAAGCACCATTGGCAGGTGGTGGGCCCCACGTTCTACCAGCTGCACCTGCTCTACGACAAGCACTATGAGGAGCAAAGCGTACTGGTCGACACCATTGCCGAGCGCATCCAGATCCTGGGGGGCGTGGCCATTGCTATGGCCGCCGACGTAGCCGAGCTGACGACCATTCCCCGCCCGCCCAAAGACCGGGAAGAAGCTCCCATTCAGGTTTCGCGCCTGCTGGAAGCCCACCAGATTATGCTCAAGAACTGCCACGAATACGCCAAACGCGCCGATGAAAGCGGCGACGACGGCACCAATGACCTGGTGGTTAGCGACGTAATGCGCGCCAACGAAATGCAGGTATGGTTCGTCTCCGAGCATGTGGTCGACACGCCCCTGGCCCGCGCTGAGTAA
- a CDS encoding MOSC domain-containing protein: MAFPFFGDDKSKIAQLLATLPQQGRVEWIGIRPGRREPPQSLSAVEVLTDARLHGDHARVKAGGKRQVTLVQHEHLTAVAGFLGLSAPLDPGRLRRNLVVSGLNLLALKNRRIQLGEEVILEITGECHPCSRMEEELGPGGYNAMRGHGGLTARIIQGGHLRVGDAVRVLPAESAS; the protein is encoded by the coding sequence ATGGCTTTCCCCTTCTTCGGCGACGACAAATCGAAAATCGCGCAGCTGCTGGCCACGCTGCCCCAGCAGGGCCGCGTCGAGTGGATCGGCATCCGGCCCGGGCGGCGCGAGCCCCCGCAGAGCCTGTCCGCCGTGGAGGTGCTCACCGATGCCCGCCTGCACGGCGACCACGCCCGGGTGAAAGCCGGCGGCAAGCGGCAGGTGACGCTGGTGCAGCACGAGCATCTGACGGCCGTGGCCGGCTTCCTGGGCCTGAGCGCGCCCCTCGACCCCGGCCGGCTGCGCCGCAACCTGGTGGTCAGCGGCCTGAACCTGCTGGCCCTGAAAAACCGCCGCATCCAGCTCGGCGAGGAGGTCATTCTGGAAATCACCGGCGAGTGCCACCCCTGCTCCCGCATGGAGGAAGAGCTGGGGCCCGGTGGCTACAACGCCATGCGGGGCCACGGCGGCCTCACGGCCCGCATCATCCAGGGCGGCCACCTGCGCGTCGGCGACGCGGTGCGGGTACTGCCGGCAGAAAGTGCTTCTTAG